The nucleotide sequence CGCCCACTGACACGCGCCAGTAGAATTCGCCGAGGACGTAAGTGACCCGGGCTTCCGCGGTCTGGAAGAGGTTGAACGTGCTGCCGAGATAGGTCACCGTCTGATTGACGCCGTCCTCGGGCTGTCCCGTGGTCGTCTTCACGTCGTTCCAGTGGCCGTTGTACTCGGTGAGCCAGCGGAAACCCTTGTAGGGATTGAACAGCAGGTACTCACTCCACTCGTAGTCGGTCCCCTCGACGGTGATCGCCCGGCACATGAAGCCGATGACCTCGTACGGATCGCCGCGCAGGGCGCCGCGCGTGCCGAGCGGGATGACGGGATGGCGCTTGACGTGGGCATCGAACGTCGAGATGACGCGCAGGTCGTCGCTCGAGATGTCGACCACCGACCCGCACGATGTGCAGACAATCGTCGTGGTCTGGCCCAGTCCGCGGACCTCGAGCCGGCCGGCGCACTTTGGACACTGGAGCGCGCGGATCGACGGCGCCTGGGCCGTCGCGAGTGGCGATGGGCCGCGAGGGGTGTTACCAGCCATCGATCTGTCTCAATCCGGACAGCCTGAGCGCGTCAAACTCCACGTACGTGCCGAGAAACACGATCGGCGGATCCTCGCTGTAGTCGAGCGTGGCACATGCCGGCCCGGCGCCCGTCAGATCCGCGACCGGGGCTTCGTACCCCCCGCCAATCACAAAGGGCAGTTCGCCTTCGCCCGCCACGCAGACACCGCGCTCAACATCGGTGACCCGGAACGCGCGTCGGTCCAGCAGCACCTGCTGACCAGGTTGCAGTGTGTCAAACGGCGGGATAGGCTCCAGAACAGGCGTCGCGAACGACACGGCCAGCGTGCCCTGTGCCTCCCCCAGCCACCCGCTTCGCGCGTCGTCAAAGAGCAGGTGCCACTCGTTCCACAGGCCGTGGTCGTAGCGGAGTTGGATGCGGCCGACCGTCGTGAAGTGCACGGACCCGTACCAGCCCTGGACGCCCAACTGGAACGGCGAGCCGTCCATCTGCAGTTCCGCCATGCGTCCCAGATTCTCCACGTCCAGATCTTTGCGGAGAATCGTGGAGCGGCAGTACGCGCAGACGGCCAGAATCGAGATCGACGACTGGAAGGTGTTCGGTCCGCCGCAGGTGGGACACGCAAAGCTGCGGCTCATCGCGGGATGACTCCACTGCCCGAGCGGTCCGACGCCAGCGACCGATCCGCTGCGGCACCGTAGTCGCGTTCGCACTGCGTCACCCGCACCGAACAGTGCCCGAGCGAGACCGCCAGCAATGATGGCCAGTCGGGGCACGCGCGAGGTGTGCAGCAGAAGAGATTCACGCTGGCGGATGCGAACTCGGGGAACGTGTGAATGGTGAGGTGCGACTCCTGCAGCATCCACACGGCCGTTACGCCGCCGGTCGTCGGAAACTGATGCCACGCCGGGCGTCCGATCGGCCGCAGCCCCATGCGATCGACGATGGTCTCGAACAGGCTCACCATCGCGTGCGGATCCCGCAGTGGCGGCACCTCGCACTCCGATACGTCGATCAGCCACTCCACGCCGTTCACGCCTGGTGCGCCCCCTTGCCCACGGCCCCTGTGCCGGCCGCTGGTACACGTCTCCCGCGAGGGGGCAGAGGTGGGCGGCCATCAAAAAACGAGGAACACTTATACCCTACGGGATCGCGACTGACGGATCAACAGATTTCAAGCCCTGAGCTCACCTCGGTGGTGGACGGTTGCGGAAGGTTGTGCCCTTGTGTCACGGCCTCAGAGGAGGCCGCCTGGTGCGCAACTCAACTCAGGTCGAAGGGTGGATGCCGGGTCGGATCTACGAATCGGCTGGGGGGCACGGAAAAGCCACCGTCACGCGCGTGCCCCGGCCCGGAGTGCTGTCGACGGCGATGGCGCCCCCTGTCGCGTGCGCGACGCCGAGCACCGCAGGGAGGCCCATGCCACGGCCCAGGAACTTCGTGGAGAAGAAGGGGTCGAAGATGCGACTGATGGTCTCGGCCTCCATGCCCACGCCCTGATCCTCCACCGACAGGCACACGTACCGTCCGGGCGCGATGCGCTCGCCGGCAACCCACGGGCGGGGGTCGCTGGCGGCGACGTCTTCGATGCGGGTGCGCACGCTCGCACGCCCTGGTCGATCGGCCATGGCTTCGGCGGCGTTGGTCACGAGGCTGGTCAGCACCTGCTGAATCTGCTGCCGATCCGCCCGAATCAGGGCGCTGCCGGACGCCAGATCGAGGTCAAATATTGCCGCCGGCGGCATCAGGGCTCTGATAAACGCGGCTCGTTCGCGTATCTCGTCATTCAGATCGAATACCGTGAATCTGACAAGCGTCCCGCGTCCTGCGTAGACGAGCAGTTGGGCGGTCAGATTGGAGGCGCGCTCGCTCGCGTGCACGACCGACTGCAAGCAACCGCGCGCCGGGCCGTCGGCTGGCACGTCCTCGAGGGCCAGCGCCGTGCTGGTGAGCACGATCTGCAGCAGGTTATTGAATTCGTGCGCGATGCCCGCCGCCAGCGTGACGATGCGGTCGGATTCGCGACCGCGTTTGAGCGCCTCTTCCGTGCGCTTCTCCTCGGTGATGTCCCGCGCCACGCCGACCAGCGCGACGGGCGCGCCGGCGTCGTCGCGCACGATTGAGGTTGAGAGGAAGATCTGGAAGTCGGTGCCGTCCTTCTTCCGGTTCCACAGTTCGCCCCGCCAGCCGCCCCGCAGCGTTGCCGGGAAGACCTCGAGCGCCACCTCTTCACGGTTCTTGTCCGACCGCACGACCGCGATCGGCCGACCGAGCAGGTCGGATTCCTCGAATCCATAGGTGTCGAGGAACGCCTTGTTGACGAAGATGACCCGATCGTTCATGTCGGTGACGCTGACGCACTCGCCGACCGATCGGACCGTGTGCGCGAGCATGTGAATGTGCTGCTGTGCGTGCCGGCGCTCGACGGCCTCCACGACGATGCGGTCGTGCAGCACGTCGCGCCGCCGAAGAATCACGTAGCCGGCAAGCGCGACGGCCACGCCGGAAAAGACGACGGTGATGATGTGGGATTCCCAGACCGTGATGTCAGGGTGCAGCCACTGTTTGCCGAGCTCCAGAACCAGCATGACCCCGGCGACCCCGACGGCCAGCGCGGTGACTTCGATGGCCCGCCGACCTGCACGTGCCTCTGGTGGTCGGTCGATCGCCCTTTCGGCAGACCGGTTGGGGCCCGTCGACAGCGGACGATCCGAAAGCACAGGAGCAGATTTCGCCATGAAACTGGAGCGAGGTGGGACAGCCCACAATCAGCGTTGTGACACCATGCTCCCGCAGCGGGAACATGAAGTCAAGGCCGCCGGTCCGAATACATCAGCGGATCGTGTCGAGCCTGCTACCCTGAACCTTGACACCGGCCGATAAGCAACGCAGCCCTCACCGTGGAGGTCCAACTGCGAGGCGACCAATGCGGCGATTCGTTGACTGTGGTAAAAAAACAACAGATGCGGGTGACAGGACCGTGGTTCGAGAGCCACAGTTGAGCCTGCAACACGAAAGATCCAGAGCGCGTAGAATTATATAAGTTGTTGAACTACAATTACTTATATCAGCTGATGACGTTTAGACCATTTCGGTATGCGGATTGCTCTCTCCCGCGTGGTCCATCCCAGGGACCAGCGAGCGAATAATGACATTTCAGCGAACGCTTCGGCATAAAGTGGCCTGTGCCGGCATCGGCCTCCACTCGGGACAAAAGGTGACTCTCGGTCTGAAGCCTGCTCCCGCAGACTCGGGGATCCGTTTTCGCCGGAGCGACCTGGGCACGGATATTCCGGCCTCTGTGGTGCACTTGAGCGGGACCAACCACGCGACGGGGCTGTCCCGCAATGGGGCGACAGTCGACACGGTCGAGCACCTGCTGGCGGCGCTGGTCAGCCTGGGCATCGACAACGTGACGGTGGAACTGGATCGCAACGAAGTGCCGGTGATGGACGGCAGTGCGGCGCCATTCGTGTACCTGCTGCAGGAGGCCGGCACCAGGACGCTCAGTACGCCGCGCCGGTACCTGAAAGTGCTCAGGCCGATCACCGTGTCGCGGGGCGACAAGATGATGTCGCTCTACCCGGCCGAGAACTTCAAGGTCACCTACAGCATCAGCTTCGATCACCCGTTGCTGCGGCACCAGTCGCAGACATTCCAGGTGACCGAAGCGTCGTTTGTTGACGAGATTGCGCCGGCCCGGACATTCGGCTTCCTGCACGAAGTCGAAATGTTGCGCCAGCAGGGGCTCGCGCTGGGCGGCTCGCTCGAAAACGCCATTGTCCTGAGCGAGACCGGCGTCCTCAACAACACGCTGCGGTTCGAGGACGAATTCGTGCGCCACAAGATCCTCGATGCGATTGGCGATCTGGCGCTTGTGGGATATCCGATTCTTGGTCACCTGGTGGCCAACCGCGCCGGACACGCGCTGCACACGGCGTTTGCCAGGCAGTTGCTGTCAGAACCGGATGCGTGGAAGATCGTCGAGCTCCAGCCCGAATCGTCGTCGGTGGCGGTCCCGGCTGGCGTGCCCGTCCGGGCGAACTAGACCCGCTCAGTCCTTCGACGCGAGCTTGCGCATGTACGAGCCGAGGCGCTCGTTCTCGTAGGTGACCGTGTTCAGGAACACGCTTTCCTGCAGGTAGGCGCGCCGTTCCTCGTCGGTCATCTGGTCGATGAGGAATCGGATCTCCCGCATCATGTCCTCGAACGATCGCTCGAGTTCGCGCTTAGCGGTGACCTCGTGGAAGAGCGTTTCCATGACGGTCAGCAAGTCGCCGTCGAGCGCGATATCGGCACCCGTGCTGGTCTTGATGGTCCGCATGGCTACCCCTCGAAGCTGGTGAGCGCGCTGGCTTCGTCGGCGAACAACTGGATGAAGTTGTGCGCGCCCGTCATGGTGAGCATGGTCTCGACGCGTTTCTGCACAGAGGCGAGTTTCATCGCGCCGCCGGCGGCCGCCGCCTGGCGGTACAGGTCCATCAGGCAGCCGATCGTGGCGCTGTCGATGTAGACGACCGGAGACAGATCGACGACCAGCTTCCTGGTCCCCCCGGTGATGAGCGAGAGCACCGTGGCCGAGAAGTCGGAGAGCAGCGGGTACATCAGCCGGCTCTCACCCACGTGGATGACGGTGACGTCGCGGACGTGATCGATGGTGTGCTTCATTCTCGTGCTCCAGACCGGCTTGGCTCGCTGGGGGCTGGCACCGGTCGCGATCGCTCGCGCAGGCGGCGAATCTGTCGCGCCAGCTCGTGGCGCCCTCTGTTGATCCGGGACTTGACGGTGCCTTCCGGCAACCCGAGCCGGTCGGCGATCTCCTGATACGACAGCTCCTGCATGTCGCGCATCACGACGGCCTCGCGCAATGTCTCAGGCAGGTGCTGCAGGGCCTCACGAAGTTGCTCGGCGAGGTCACGGCGTTCGAGCGCGACCAGCGGGCTCACGTCGGGGGATGCGGGCGCCAGGTCGTCGCTCCTGACGTCGCGGTCGATGGTCTCGCGTTCCTTCCGCACGCTGCGATAGTGATCGATGCAGAGGTTCCGGCTGACGCTGATGAGCCACGTCTGAAAATTCGCCCGCCGGTCGAACGTGGCCAGCGATCGGAAGACCTTCAGGAACACATCCTGCGTCAAGTCCTCGGCCTCGTCGTGCCGGCCGACGAACTTGTACGCGACATTGAACACCCGCCGCCAGTACTGACGGACCACGGCCTCCCAGGCCGATTGGTCCCCCTGAAGGCAGCGTTCGATGAGGGCGTCGGATTCGAGCGACGCCGCTGTCGGTTCGTACGGAGTCATTGCATCAGATAGCGTCACAGAGTACCGCACGGTCGGGGGGGTGTCAAACCGGCGCAGCCTCCGGTAAGATGCCTCAATTGTGACTGGATTCACCTATCGTGACGGCTCGTTGCAGTGTGATGAGATGTCGATCCCGGACATGGTCCGCGAGGTGGGCACGCCACTCTACGTCTACAGCGGCGGGGCCATTCGCGCCGCGTTTGCCGCGCTCGAAGCGGCGCTGGCGGGGTCGCACCACACCCTGCACTACGCGCTGAAAGCCAATTCCACCCTCGCCCTCCTGCGACTGCTCCGACGCCTGGGCGCCCACGCCGACGCCAATTCGGGCGGTGAGATCGAGGTGGCCATGCGGGCCGGGTTCGAGCCGGCCGAGATCGTGTTCACCGGGGTCGGCAAGACCCGCGATGAGCTCGATCACGCGGTGGCACTGGGCGTCAAGGCGATCAACATCGAATCCGACGGCGAAGCCGGTCGCATCGACGACCTCGCGCGGTCGCGCGGCGTCAAGGCGCGCGTGGCGCTCCGCGTCAATCCGGACATCGATCCGCATACGCACGCGCACATCTCGACCGGGCAGCGCTTCAACAAGTTCGGCGTGCCGATCGAGTACGCGCCGGCGCTGCTGCGCGACATGGCGCGTCGGCCTGGGCTCGATCCGGTCGGCCTGCACGTGCATCTCGGGTCGCAGATCGTCGAGATGGAGCCGCTTGCCCGCGCAGCGCAGGCGCTCGCCCGGCTCGCGCGTGAGGCGCGGGACATGGGCCTGAGATTGCGGCACCTCGACCTCGGCGGCGGTCTTGGCATCGCCTATGACGGCGCGTCTCCGCCCGATCCGGTGCGGTACGCCGCGGCCATCGCGCCGATTGTGGAGGCATCCGGGCTCGATCTGCTGCTCGAGCCCGGACGCTACCTCGTTGGGCCGGCGGGCATTCTGGTCGGTCGCATCGCGGACCTCAAGTGCTACCCGGGCTCGCCGCGTTTCATGGTGCTCGACACGGGGATGACCGAACTTCTCCGTCCCGCGCTCTACGATGCCTATCATCGGATAGGGGCGGTGACGCCACGGGCAGGCGCCGAGCACGTGTACGAGGTGGTGGGTCCGCTTTGTGAGACCAGCGACACGCTCGGTCACGAGCGACGGTTCGGGCCCGTCGAGGTCGGTGATGCCATAGCGGTCTTCGATGCGGGGGCCTACGGGATCGTGATGGCGTCGAACTACAATCGACGCCGGCTGCCCGCCGAGGTGCTGGTCGACCAGGGGCGGAAGCAGATCATCCGTCAGCGTCAGAGCTATGACGATCTGATGGCGCGTGAAATGTAGGGCTTCGACTCGCAATGACGGTTGCGTATGCTCGCGAGACGATCCGGCGAAGATGCTCGCTCAGCACCAAGTCCTGAGTGAATAGATTCGTTGCCGAGTTTATGAATCGAAGGACTTAGGGACAGAGGACGTGATGACGGGACTGCTGATTGTCTTCGAAGGGCTCGACCAGAGCGGCAAGGAAACGCAGGCGCGGTTGTTGCGACAGTGGTTCGAAACGTCCGGACGACGGGTCGAGTCGATCGCGTTCCCCGACTACACCTCGCCGATTGGCCAGGAGATCCGCACGGCGCTGCACGGCGGACGCGACTACGCCGCCGATACGATCCAGTTGCTGCAGATCGCCAATCGCCATCAGTGGAAGCCGCAGATCGAGCGCTGGATGGCCGATGGGCGCGTGGTCATCAGCGATCGGTATGCCGCCTCGAGTGTCGCGTACGGTGAGGCGCAGGGGCTCGACCCGGCGTGGCTGACATCGACGCAGGTGTACCTGCCGCAGCCGTCGACAACCGTGCTGCTCGACATCGCTCCCGACGTGGCTGCCGCGCGCAAAGCCCAGAATCGCGACAACTACGAGCGGGATCTCGCCATGCTCTCGCGCGTGCGCGTCAGCTATCTGCGCCAGGCCGCGCAACCAGGCTGGGTCGTGATCGACGCCGCCCGGCCGGTCGACGTGGTCGCCGCCGATGTCACTAGCGCCGTCTGGTCGCGACTCGCGCCGCGGTAATCACCCGCACCTCTTTCGCGCCGGCACGCTTCACCACGCTGGCACATGCCTCGAGCGTGGCACCTGTGGTGCGCACGTCATCCACGAGGACAACCGTCAGGCCCTCGAGCGTCGTGGCCACACGACGCCGCAGCCAGGCGGGCCAGTGGCACTGGTCCCGCCGCCGGAGCGCGAACGCGCCGTCCACGTTGGCATGCCGCTCCCGGGCTGGAAGATCGACCTGTGGAAGGGTACGGCGCACCCGCCGGAGCAGGTGGCGGACGGGAAGGCCCAGGTGAGCCGCCAGCAACTCGGCTTGATTGAAGCCCCGCCAGTGGCGCCTCGACCAGTGCAGCGGCACTGGAACAGCGATGTCCGCACCGGCGAGTACCTCGGCGCCATGATGACGCATCAGACGGCCAAGCCGAGGGGCGACCGATTGACGCTTGCCGTACTTGAGCACATGGATGATGTCGCGCAACGCGCCGTCGTAACTGCCGATGGCGCGGGCGCGATCGACGGCGCCTCGACCAGGCGCGCAGCCCGCGCACACCCGCCGGTGAAAAGGGTTCGGGACACTC is from Acidobacteriota bacterium and encodes:
- the lysA gene encoding diaminopimelate decarboxylase, coding for MTGFTYRDGSLQCDEMSIPDMVREVGTPLYVYSGGAIRAAFAALEAALAGSHHTLHYALKANSTLALLRLLRRLGAHADANSGGEIEVAMRAGFEPAEIVFTGVGKTRDELDHAVALGVKAINIESDGEAGRIDDLARSRGVKARVALRVNPDIDPHTHAHISTGQRFNKFGVPIEYAPALLRDMARRPGLDPVGLHVHLGSQIVEMEPLARAAQALARLAREARDMGLRLRHLDLGGGLGIAYDGASPPDPVRYAAAIAPIVEASGLDLLLEPGRYLVGPAGILVGRIADLKCYPGSPRFMVLDTGMTELLRPALYDAYHRIGAVTPRAGAEHVYEVVGPLCETSDTLGHERRFGPVEVGDAIAVFDAGAYGIVMASNYNRRRLPAEVLVDQGRKQIIRQRQSYDDLMAREM
- the tmk gene encoding dTMP kinase, encoding MTGLLIVFEGLDQSGKETQARLLRQWFETSGRRVESIAFPDYTSPIGQEIRTALHGGRDYAADTIQLLQIANRHQWKPQIERWMADGRVVISDRYAASSVAYGEAQGLDPAWLTSTQVYLPQPSTTVLLDIAPDVAAARKAQNRDNYERDLAMLSRVRVSYLRQAAQPGWVVIDAARPVDVVAADVTSAVWSRLAPR
- a CDS encoding STAS domain-containing protein, which translates into the protein MKHTIDHVRDVTVIHVGESRLMYPLLSDFSATVLSLITGGTRKLVVDLSPVVYIDSATIGCLMDLYRQAAAAGGAMKLASVQKRVETMLTMTGAHNFIQLFADEASALTSFEG
- a CDS encoding DUF4178 domain-containing protein, with the protein product MSRSFACPTCGGPNTFQSSISILAVCAYCRSTILRKDLDVENLGRMAELQMDGSPFQLGVQGWYGSVHFTTVGRIQLRYDHGLWNEWHLLFDDARSGWLGEAQGTLAVSFATPVLEPIPPFDTLQPGQQVLLDRRAFRVTDVERGVCVAGEGELPFVIGGGYEAPVADLTGAGPACATLDYSEDPPIVFLGTYVEFDALRLSGLRQIDGW
- a CDS encoding PAS domain S-box protein translates to MLVLELGKQWLHPDITVWESHIITVVFSGVAVALAGYVILRRRDVLHDRIVVEAVERRHAQQHIHMLAHTVRSVGECVSVTDMNDRVIFVNKAFLDTYGFEESDLLGRPIAVVRSDKNREEVALEVFPATLRGGWRGELWNRKKDGTDFQIFLSTSIVRDDAGAPVALVGVARDITEEKRTEEALKRGRESDRIVTLAAGIAHEFNNLLQIVLTSTALALEDVPADGPARGCLQSVVHASERASNLTAQLLVYAGRGTLVRFTVFDLNDEIRERAAFIRALMPPAAIFDLDLASGSALIRADRQQIQQVLTSLVTNAAEAMADRPGRASVRTRIEDVAASDPRPWVAGERIAPGRYVCLSVEDQGVGMEAETISRIFDPFFSTKFLGRGMGLPAVLGVAHATGGAIAVDSTPGRGTRVTVAFPCPPADS
- a CDS encoding S-adenosylmethionine decarboxylase codes for the protein MEWLIDVSECEVPPLRDPHAMVSLFETIVDRMGLRPIGRPAWHQFPTTGGVTAVWMLQESHLTIHTFPEFASASVNLFCCTPRACPDWPSLLAVSLGHCSVRVTQCERDYGAAADRSLASDRSGSGVIPR
- a CDS encoding sigma-70 family RNA polymerase sigma factor — protein: MTPYEPTAASLESDALIERCLQGDQSAWEAVVRQYWRRVFNVAYKFVGRHDEAEDLTQDVFLKVFRSLATFDRRANFQTWLISVSRNLCIDHYRSVRKERETIDRDVRSDDLAPASPDVSPLVALERRDLAEQLREALQHLPETLREAVVMRDMQELSYQEIADRLGLPEGTVKSRINRGRHELARQIRRLRERSRPVPAPSEPSRSGARE
- the lpxC gene encoding UDP-3-O-acyl-N-acetylglucosamine deacetylase: MTFQRTLRHKVACAGIGLHSGQKVTLGLKPAPADSGIRFRRSDLGTDIPASVVHLSGTNHATGLSRNGATVDTVEHLLAALVSLGIDNVTVELDRNEVPVMDGSAAPFVYLLQEAGTRTLSTPRRYLKVLRPITVSRGDKMMSLYPAENFKVTYSISFDHPLLRHQSQTFQVTEASFVDEIAPARTFGFLHEVEMLRQQGLALGGSLENAIVLSETGVLNNTLRFEDEFVRHKILDAIGDLALVGYPILGHLVANRAGHALHTAFARQLLSEPDAWKIVELQPESSSVAVPAGVPVRAN
- a CDS encoding phosphoribosyltransferase family protein; the protein is MSVPNPFHRRVCAGCAPGRGAVDRARAIGSYDGALRDIIHVLKYGKRQSVAPRLGRLMRHHGAEVLAGADIAVPVPLHWSRRHWRGFNQAELLAAHLGLPVRHLLRRVRRTLPQVDLPARERHANVDGAFALRRRDQCHWPAWLRRRVATTLEGLTVVLVDDVRTTGATLEACASVVKRAGAKEVRVITAARVATRRR